A stretch of DNA from Bradyrhizobium algeriense:
CGAGGTGCACGCCTTCGAGCCGGTGCCGCAATATTTCACCTTTGTCCGACGGCTCGCCGAGCTCAATCCCGATTATCGGGTCATCGCCAATCAGGTTGCCTGCGGCGCGCGGCCTGGCGCCTTCACGATGGCCGTCGTCGCGCCACGCGCGGAGAATTTCGACAATTACGATATCAATATCGGGTCGAGTTCACTTGCTACCGGCTTCCTCGACCACGCCAGCGAGCTCACGGAAAATATCACCGTTGAGGTTATCGCCTTCGATAGTTATGTACGCGAGCGGAAAATCGATCTCGATCGCGTCGGCCTTATCAAGATCGATGTCGAAGGTTTCGAGGCTGAGGTCTTCGACGGCATGCAAGGCGTGCTGGCAAAGAGCGGTCGCAAAGTGCCGATCCTGTGCGAGATCCTCACCGATCTGAATCGCCCCAAGCCGCTGGACGGCAGACGGATCATTGAACGCCTTGAGGATTGTGGTTACCGCTGCCTCGATGCCACGCATTTGCGACCGATCGATCGTGATGCGCTTGGTTTTGAGGAGAACATTCTCTGCCTCTGACACTCAACTATCTTTCATCAAACTTGCATCAACGTCGGAGCTTCGCGGGCTCAATGCCCGCTCAGCACCAGCGTCTTGACCGGCAACAGCAGCGCCTGAATGCGCAGCAGCATCGCGTGCACCAGTCCGGTGGCATCGACGACGTGCAACGCGAAGCTCTTGAACGAACCGACTTTGCCTGAAGCGATCAGTTCGTGGTTGCTGGTATAGGCGTTGGCTATACAACTGCTGCCCGGCGTCACGCCCTCCAGCCCGCCCTTGTAGATCGGTTCCATGAAAACGAGAATGGTACCCGGACGCACGACCTGCTGCGCCTCAACCAGTTGTTCGCCGCCCCTGAACTGGCCCGCCGCGATGTAGTCCTGCACGTTGGTAACCACCATCGGAATGATCGTCCACGGCTTGGAAATGCAGGTGGCCTCGGCCACCATTCCGACCTTCATGACCTGAGCCTCGATCTGCCCAAACCCTGCCATAAGAGCACGCCGTCCTGCACCCTCGGGAATCAGAACCCCGGCCGACCGTATCATTGGATTGACGATATCACCCCGCCTCAGACCGAACTGCTCGACCCGTCCGTTGACACCGGCGCGAATAAACGTCTTGTCCAGATCGACCTGCGCTTCGGCCAACGCCGCCTCTGCGCTCGCCTTCTCCGCCGGTAGCAGAGCGGTCAGTCGCGTCATCGCGGACTGTTTGGAAGCGGACGCGGCGTCGAGGCTGCCCTGGCGACCCGCAACGGCCACCGTGAGCTTTTCGATGTCGCGTTGCGGCACGATTCCGGGGTTGCGCTTCTGCAGTTCGCTTTTGGTGTCGAGTTCGTCCTGCGCCTGCTGCAGCGCGCCTTTTGCCTCCTGAAGCTGGCCTTCCGCCTTGAGGATGTCAGCTTGCGCTGCCAGCATGGCGGCATCGACTTCGGCGATCTTGCGCCTGGCTGTCAGTAGCGACGCTTCCTGCTTGGCGCTATCAAGCCTGAAAATCACGTCACCTTGCTTGACGGGCGCGCTGAGTTCGAAGTTAACCTCCGCGACTCGGCCGGCTACTTCGGGCACAATCGGAATGGTCCGATAGAACAACGTCGCCGACGTGGTCGACGGGTGATAATAGAAGATCATCGTGATCAGCGAGACCGTGAGCATCAGGCAGGCGATGATGCCAAAGCGCAGTTCGAACCAGACCGAATAGAGCGTGATCTCGTGGCCGATGCGCTTGCCCTGCCGGTAGCGGCGATAGAGATAGTCCGGAAATATTGTCAAGAGGGAGCAGAGAAGTAGCTCAAGCATGGCTGTGCACTTCGCTCTTGGCGCCACCGGCCTTCTCGATGCGGGCCTTGGCCTCGCCCGTTGCGACAGCGTGCGCCGTGTCCCCAACTGGCGCCTCGGTTGGGTCCGGTTCAGGCGGAACGCCAGCCATCTTTTCGACCGATCCTGCAATTCTGCGCAGCGGCGTGCTGAAGTCCGGCAGGTCGATCATCGCGAGGAACAGGCCGATCACCCAGAACAGGTGGTTGTGCGTGAACAGCGACAGCAGGCCCAGCACGGCCACGATTTCAAACTGGAATTTTTGCGACTTGTGGGCCATCCGCTCCGGCAACGAGTGCAGGTGCAAATAGAAATTACCGACCGCGAGAACGGCGACGATCAGAAAAATGCCGACGGCGACCATCAGAACGTCGGTGTCACCCGGTGCGGTGATGAAAGACGGCAGGTGATGGGGCGCGCTGGGGTGAATCGACTCGCTCATGGCAATCCTCCGTTCACAACGGGACTAACGCACTGGGTCGATCAGCTCGGTTCAATCTTTGCACAATGTGAAAACTTGGCAAGGGATAAGGCGCGGCCTGCGCGCGCGAGGCCGATCAGGCCCCATTTCGTGAACCGGATGGCCTCTGCGACCGACCACCGCACATGCACAAAGCTTTCTCCCCCATTCTCGGGTTGATGGCGATCATCGAGCAGCACCGCAGCGCCGACGTCTGGGCAACATGACCAAGGAAACGACACCCTTGTGGGTGTGGCTGTCGGTTGCCCTGTTGGCCCTCGGCACCCTCGCCTATTTCACGATGGTCTGTCTGGTCGATTACATCATCGGATTCTTGTGAGGGCGCCGTCTAGGTCGCCGCCGCGTCCGCCGGCCGCGTCTGGCGCAGCAGCTTTGCGCAGGCAAAGCCGAGCGCGATCATGACGGCCGCTGCGGTCAGCAAGGTCGGGACCTTGCCGGCGTGCTGGATGCCGAAACCGTAGGCGATCGGTCCGATGGTCTGGCCCATGAAGAAAAAGAACGCGTGCAGCGACAGCGCGGTCGCGCGCGCTTCCGCCGACAATTCGCTGGCGAATACCTGCAGGCTGCCGTGGATCATGTAGAACCCCCAGCCCATGAAAATCAGGCTGAGCGTTTGCAATCTCCATTCCGGCCCCATCGCCACCGCGATGAGCTGCACGCCGACCATCGCCGCGCCGCCGATCATCATGCCATTGACGCCGATCCTCGGCAGAAACCGCGACACCGTCATGGTGTAGAACAGCCCGCCGACGGCGAAGCCCGCGATGACGATGCCGGCGATCGACAGCGAGGTTTCGCCGAGTTCGAACAGGAAGGCCGCGAGGAACGGAAACAGTCCGAGCACGCAGCAGCCTTCAATGAACACGGCCCCGTAGCAGACGCGCGCATTCGGGTTTGTGAAAATCGTGCGATAGCCTTGCAGGAGGGCTGACAGGCCGGTGCGCGGCGGACGGGTCAGCGCAGCACCGCGAAACCCGGCCGCCACCGCGATCGAAGCCAGCACGACAAGAACGCCGAGCACGGCGAGCACGCCGCGCCAGCCGAGAAAGTCTCCGATCAGGCCGGACGCGGAGGCCCCCAGCAGATTGCCGGTCATCGCGCCCGCCAATGTACGACTGATCGCGACCTGGCGTTTTTCGGGACCGACGAGATCGCTGGTCAGGCTGAGCGAGACCGGGAATACGCCGCCGGAGCCGATGCCTGCGAGAATCCGGCTTGCGAACAGCAGCGGGAACGAGGTCGCCATCGCGCCGAGAATATTGGCAAGCCCGAGCAGCACCAGGCAGACGATCATCAGCCGGGCCTTGCCGAACATGTCGGCCATGGCGCCGAGCACGGGCTGGATGATGGCAAAGGTGAAGGCAAAGGCGGCGGCGAAACTGGCGGCGGTAGCGATGCTGACGGAAAAATCCGCGGCCACGTGCGGCAATACCGGATCCAGCGCGCGGGCGGACAGGGCTGCCGAAAAGGTCGCGAGTGCAATGATATTGAGCGCCGGCGGCATGCCGCTGGTGGCGGTCACGGCGCAGCGTTCTTAGCCAACGCGTCAAACGCCATCAGCCGCTTCACCAGCGCTTCGAACTCGCGCAGCGGCACCATGTTAGGCCCGTCCGACGGCGCGCGGTCGGGATCGGGATGGGTCTCGATGAACACGCCGGCGACGCCGACGGCTACCGCCGCGCGCGCCAGCACGGGGACGAATTCGCGCTGGCCCCCGGACGAGGTACCCTTCCCGCCCGGCTGCTGCACCGAATGGGTGGCGTCGAAGATAACGGGCGCGCCCGTGGTTTGCGCCATGATCGGCAGCGCGCGCATGTCGGAGACCAATGTATTGTAACCGAACGAGGCGCCGCGCTCGGTCACCAGCACATTTGGATTGCCACCGCCGGTGACCTTGGTGACGACGTTCGCCATCTCCCACGGCGCGAGGAACTGGCCCTTCTTGACGTTGACAACCTTGCCGGTCGCCGCGGCTGCCAGCAGCAGATCGGTCTGACGGCACAGGAAGGCCGGAATCTGCAACACGTCGACCGCCTGTGCGGCCTCGGCGCATTGCGCAGCCTCGTGGACGTCGGTGAGCACGGGTAGCCCGAGCGACGAACGTATCTCGGCGAAGATCGGCAGGGCCTGCGCGAGGCCAAC
This window harbors:
- a CDS encoding FkbM family methyltransferase is translated as MIARKTARFLLKYASSDPLGLADIVQRRAIEQFRTPPTGLATARFNGVHHEIDMSLHRLMKKYFFHTHEMFLERIFKRCLAPGNIFVDIGANCGYWSAYSLSLVGQSGEVHAFEPVPQYFTFVRRLAELNPDYRVIANQVACGARPGAFTMAVVAPRAENFDNYDINIGSSSLATGFLDHASELTENITVEVIAFDSYVRERKIDLDRVGLIKIDVEGFEAEVFDGMQGVLAKSGRKVPILCEILTDLNRPKPLDGRRIIERLEDCGYRCLDATHLRPIDRDALGFEENILCL
- a CDS encoding MFS transporter, with the translated sequence MPPALNIIALATFSAALSARALDPVLPHVAADFSVSIATAASFAAAFAFTFAIIQPVLGAMADMFGKARLMIVCLVLLGLANILGAMATSFPLLFASRILAGIGSGGVFPVSLSLTSDLVGPEKRQVAISRTLAGAMTGNLLGASASGLIGDFLGWRGVLAVLGVLVVLASIAVAAGFRGAALTRPPRTGLSALLQGYRTIFTNPNARVCYGAVFIEGCCVLGLFPFLAAFLFELGETSLSIAGIVIAGFAVGGLFYTMTVSRFLPRIGVNGMMIGGAAMVGVQLIAVAMGPEWRLQTLSLIFMGWGFYMIHGSLQVFASELSAEARATALSLHAFFFFMGQTIGPIAYGFGIQHAGKVPTLLTAAAVMIALGFACAKLLRQTRPADAAAT
- a CDS encoding HlyD family secretion protein; the protein is MLELLLCSLLTIFPDYLYRRYRQGKRIGHEITLYSVWFELRFGIIACLMLTVSLITMIFYYHPSTTSATLFYRTIPIVPEVAGRVAEVNFELSAPVKQGDVIFRLDSAKQEASLLTARRKIAEVDAAMLAAQADILKAEGQLQEAKGALQQAQDELDTKSELQKRNPGIVPQRDIEKLTVAVAGRQGSLDAASASKQSAMTRLTALLPAEKASAEAALAEAQVDLDKTFIRAGVNGRVEQFGLRRGDIVNPMIRSAGVLIPEGAGRRALMAGFGQIEAQVMKVGMVAEATCISKPWTIIPMVVTNVQDYIAAGQFRGGEQLVEAQQVVRPGTILVFMEPIYKGGLEGVTPGSSCIANAYTSNHELIASGKVGSFKSFALHVVDATGLVHAMLLRIQALLLPVKTLVLSGH
- the kdsA gene encoding 3-deoxy-8-phosphooctulonate synthase; translation: MNAKVDAAPVVSVGPVKFGNSLPISIIAGPCQLESRAHGLEVASALKEIAGRLGIGLVYKTSFDKANRTSGSAARGVGLAQALPIFAEIRSSLGLPVLTDVHEAAQCAEAAQAVDVLQIPAFLCRQTDLLLAAAATGKVVNVKKGQFLAPWEMANVVTKVTGGGNPNVLVTERGASFGYNTLVSDMRALPIMAQTTGAPVIFDATHSVQQPGGKGTSSGGQREFVPVLARAAVAVGVAGVFIETHPDPDRAPSDGPNMVPLREFEALVKRLMAFDALAKNAAP